From Apium graveolens cultivar Ventura chromosome 9, ASM990537v1, whole genome shotgun sequence, the proteins below share one genomic window:
- the LOC141687245 gene encoding uncharacterized protein LOC141687245 — protein MHIVEEFWVGGSDEARAKLEAEVTALKAEKKTLGANYSDLEKRSVDLVNENTTLSKKESEMDVKGQSMDAKVSELEQKLRDAEKERDSLRVKCEALERQVDGTNSLYKLIVDENTALKAEVEKGVEDIANALGDGYGHCVTRMQGAGFDVTGHTFEDYVHDLAALHPDDPTDKN, from the coding sequence ATGCATATTGTGGAAGAATTTTGGGTTGGTGGAAGCGATGAGGCTCGAGCAAAGTTGGAAGCTGAGGTGACCGCCCTTAAGGCAGAGAAGAAGACGCTTGGGGCGAATTATTCGGATTTAGAGAAAAGGTCGGTTGATTTGGTTAATGAGAACACCACATTGTCAAAGAAAGAAAGTGAGATGGATGTTAAGGGCCAATCAATGGATGCGAAGGTGTCGGAGCTCGAGCAAAAGCTTCGCGATGCTGAGAAGGAGCGCGACAGTCTGAGAGTCAAATGTGAGGCCTTAGAGCGTCAAGTTGACGGGACGAATTCATTGTATAAGCTTATTGTTGACGAGAATACCGCTTTGAAGGCGGAGGTTGAGAAAGGGGTCGAGGATATCGCGAACGCTCTCGGGGATGGCTATGGGCACTGTGTTACGCGCATGCAAGGAGCGGGGTTCGATGTCACGGGGCACACTTTTGAAGACTATGTACATGACCTCGCGGCCTTGCATCCTGATGATCCGACCGATAAAAACTGA